Genomic DNA from Bemisia tabaci chromosome 2, PGI_BMITA_v3:
ACTTCTCTTCTGAGTATCCTTGCACTCAATTATTCAATCACGCTTACCAATCATGCTTTTTGTGTTCTTAggtttattttctcaaatttgaatGCATTCCAAGGTagatattttattaatttttttgtgttgaTTTCAGATTTAATGCAAGGTGAAGGAGAGGAGGAGCTGAAAAACGCTATTTTAAGCGCGAAACCTCCAACCGCCATCCGAGTTAGCAGAGCTCATGCTGATTCAAACAATGCCCAAGTAAGAAACTATCAGTTGTCAGTAATACATGTATCTGTTCAGGTATTAGAATGTTTCAATCTAGAAAGGGTCAAGTATCAGAAATCAGCTACATACAGCACTCAGTACAAGTGCATGTTCTTTTAAATTGTTGATCACCAATTTTATTAGTTCCTGCGACAAGTATGTAACTATTATCGAACATTATTTTATTGCCATAAATTTCCGCATAAATCTCTCACTTTCTCTCAAAAGTGTGTTCttctctcttttaaaatttgacctgGCAAACTCAGTATTTTACGTCCAACAGGACATTCGGTAGAATGATAGGTCAAACCCAAATAGTTCATTTTAGAGAAATACAAAATACCCAATGGATAATTGTGAGCTGAATCATCGCCCACTCGCTGCTTTTCCCCCCCTCTGTCTCAACTCTTTGTCAGCTTGTAGCTTTTTAAGGGTGAGGGGTGGTCTTTCCAAAGCATCTCCAGAATATCTAAGAAAACTGTGTAATATCAGAGGATTTTTACAAacaaagtaagtatttttatCCTTTGACTTGTGAAATGTATACGATCTAGATTGACTGAGCTGTCCCATTATCGTTAATCATCCAGAAAGCTTGCATGTTTGAATCCATCTAGATCAATCTAATCTAGatcaaaaattgcaagaaaattgtATCAATCCATCTGATGTAGCTCCATAAGTACAactcaaaattgtttaaattcgaGTTGCACCGGTGATATAGATGAATCAGTAACATTAACATAACACCCTTATCAAATTTCATCCTTTTTATCTCTGTTGGCCATCAAATTTCCAACATGATTATCATTCTTTGGTGTTTGTTTCAGGAGAATGGTGATCGTCAGTTGTCTTATGTGAATTTGGCTCGTTGTTTGACGGGTTATACGGATTTGACCAGATATAACAGCCGCCTGAGAGAAGGTCTTAGATCGCGTGAAGCAAGCCCAGCTCGTTTTAGTAAGTCTGTTTGCCTCTCCTATTACCAGAGGAATACTTTCAAACTAACCTGGGGAACATCAAATATGTTGAGTCTTTTGATCAGTCGAAAACTTCTACAAATCGTTAAGTTTTGAAATGTGATGGCTCAACTAATGATCATTAATgtcgaaaatttaatttttaccaaaagaattgagaaaaaatgttggtctcaattttctttttagcATTGGGTTTTAAACAAACATTTTTACCCTCAAAGATTTACAGCAATCACTCTCACAAATGTATACATTGTTTTTAGGACCcagaaaaaccggaaaatagcagaaaacaaaaaatcagtgGGGCAGTTAGAGAATCAGTGTTGAACTGATAAAATTTCTCCTCTCATCTCTCAGACCATTTTGTTCTCTGTTTAGGTGGAGTACATGGACTCAATGCTGTAAGGGGAAAAGTCTCTAATTTTGCTTCCATTACTATAGGAAAATGTAGTAATCTCCAAGAGACTTAAGGGGAATGGCAGGGAACCTCAGGTTGTCACCAGGAAACTCAGtccatgaaaaaatttaaaaatttcaaacatttagTAAAGTATTACCAGCTTGCCTGAAAATTAAAACGCATCTGCAGTGCTAACAGAGTAGTTTTTTGTATTCTTATTTTAGTATTATTGCTTATATTTTTTGTGGTGATTACCATGTAGCAGTTCTGGACAGTCTGGTAGAATGAAACATTAGCCCACCTTGACAATCCTTCATCAAagcatcttttaattttcaacagGGAAAAGTCTGGATAATGAACGAGTAAATCCAATTAATAACCCCCTAACAGAAACTTGAACtgttttttaattctagttCTTGATACCTCGACTCACAGTACCAAAGATATGTCTTGTTTGCCACCTTCAATGAATCCCATGAAACCCACCACGGAAAGGATAGAAACATGTGCCTCGTCTACGGAAACAGTCACAAGTTCATTCATCGAACAGCGAATTGCACGATTGTACGGTTCCTCGGCTGTTCAACGGAAAGTCCCCAGTCCACAGCCAAAGAACTCTGAGGTAAGGTTCACCTTGTGATTTTCCTAGTTATTCAATTgtccaaaaaatataaaaaccaGATTCATGGGGATGAAACCAGTCAGATAAATGCAATGTTCATGGAAAAATTAGTTTGTTGAATGGTTATCAGACATACAATGTCAAAACAACAAAGTCTGGAACGAAACCAGCACTCATTTTGTTCAAATTGGTGTACTGGGTGAGTTTATCATTAACGAATGTGAAATCCTAATCCACCACTCTCCTAATGCACAAATTGTACCACAATTAGTGGCTTGATTAACATAATTAACAATGCCACTGATAAAATCTCTCAGTTAcgaggagaggagagggaggaTGTCTgtgtgtccaaaaatttcagctgTATCCACAATTAAAAGGCAGGCCTGTGATTCAGAAATTTATTTAATCCTGCTAGGTATGTTTTTTAGTAGGCTATTAGAAAATGACAAGCAGCCCCACAATATTTACTAAACATTTGTGTGCAAACACGCTCATTATGGGTTTGTAAAATTCTAAAGCAAATGTTTAGAAGTGAAAGCACCTAGTTTCAATGAAACAAAAGTAGAAGCAAATCAGAGTGTCAACAGGTCTTGAAAGCATAGAACTGTCTGGGAATTTTATGAAGAAGAGTGGAAATTTGAATAATCTTAAAACttgaaatctgaagaaaatCAGTGCTGTCACAAGGTTTGAAAACCAATGCTTTGAGTTACATTCTGATTAGGGAAGagagaaataattttcaaggaaaaattgaaaggaccCCGctcacctcttatgggaagctgcaccatgactgATTGCCTTCTGACTAATGTCAtttgattctcctcaagatgctgattaaaagttataattgcgccaactttctacgatgcaccgttttcgcaaaaaatctaagagaagattcaattattcggcgacaatgaataaaaactaacaaagcatttgagaacaggcccgatgtaaataaggaaaaaacgtagagcgtgtccgtcttcttatctatACCTGCCGACTCTGGGActatctccctcccgctctcGTCCGGCTGACCTtccgactttcctgttcttatgctcctcaagaatctgatttggatggtcgagcaaaacggcgtgcggaatccAAGATAAGAGCCGGTCGGTGcgggagttcccctgatttgttCACCAgagtactgaaatgaggaatctttctggaattttatcgccgaataattAAATCTTCTTTTAGGTTTTTTACAAAAACGGTGCAtcatagaaagttggcgcaattataactattgatcagcatcttgaggagaatcgaatgacataagtcagaaggcaatcggtcatggtgcagcttcccataagaggtgtgcggggtccttttagTCAGCTGAACAATTAATATCTTCAGAAAAAAGTTTGTCGTGTTTCTATCATTAGCGTTTTCATTTTCGGTTGAACGCATGCAAATTGTCATAGTTAAAAAATCAGGgagaattttcataattttagtgAGAGAAGATCCGAAAAAAGCAGGGAATGTCTTTGCTCCGAGTCTGTAGATATCCTGTAAACTGAAGCTGATTTGGATAATGATGTGGTATAGTAGTTAATAAGTAATGGAATGCAAACAATAAAGCTGTGTAAGTACAAGTGTATGACTTTTGAAGCTTATGTGTactctcttattttttcagcagGAGGTAGCAGCTTCAACTGAAAACAGTAATGATAATTTGCCTGTCATGAAATTACTTAGACCTGAATTTTTGGCACAGTTTCAATTTAGATCTTCCAAAAGTCCTATGACTAAGTGCAGGTATGAATAAGTATGGATTTCTTGTATACATTAATAGTTGAAAGGGAGCTTTCCTGAAAATGCTAGTTTAGAGAAAGGTTTGTCTCACTCGTCAAAAGAATGGAGTATCTCACTATTGCATGGCAATCATTTCCGAGTTTACTTCTTCCATCATTTGGTGAACTATGGTAAAGCAAGCAGTGAGAACTGGCAGCGAAGTTGATGATTGTGATTGAATCAATCATCAAAGAATGAAAGAGTATTATTTTTACTGTCTAGTTTTCATAAGAGGCACTACAAGTACTATTATGTAAGCCACTTGGGGGCAGAACTTGCCTCACAGGGTCTTACAAGAGGGAACTATAGCTTAGTCCTATGTCAGTCAATACTtcctaagaaaaataatctttttaGCTAGGTATTTTTCAGGCTTTCTCAGTCATTGTAAAATATTTGGAGGAAGGGTCAGGTCAATCTTGCGTAAATTGTCAGGAAGATGACATGGTGCCTTAgaagaaagggggaaaattggtcaaaattgtTTTCGCACTTTAGTGGCCCTAATGATCAATGAACTTCCGTCTCTGAAATTCATCTTTGTCCCTTTTGATGAGTTAGTACATCCACTGTATCATTCAATGCTTctattattttatcaaaaccATAATTTCATTCTGTCAGCTGGATTTCTGTTTTGTGTAAaagaatttgatgaattttctcTGTTACAGCTCACGGACATCAAGAGCAAGGTTGGAAGAAAATGGCCAACAGTCACGTATACCAAATGGCAATAGTTTAGATAGTAGTATAGTTAGTGTAGCTGTTTCAAATGGAGATTCTAATAAAAATATTGAACCTACCAAAATTACCAATGGTGACAGCGTTGATGGAACGGCTGTGAAAACGAAGAATATACCTGTGAAACTATTTTCTAATTTAGCTGAGGAAAAAAATGGCCACTATTACTTAAAGGTTTGTTCTACCTATTtctcttaaataatttcaccctCCTATCTCAGATTTATTTGTATCAAGTCAtttattgacagtgaaactcccGAACCACAAATCTTGCTGGCAAgatttcaaaatgtctgctcctattttatttttttgaaggataaCAAATCAGCAGTATTCCccgaagttttcacagaattttcttggcacaAAGAAGAATAATCGCGGAAGTCAAGAAGAATTGACATTAAGcagtttttctcttgaaaaaataaagtttgacaggTCCTTTGCATCGTCTCAAACTCAGATACACTGTTAGGGAGTTTCACCGCTGATATATTTGTCATAGGCCCAGTGGTCACACAATCATCATTGCATTATTAGGAAGTTTCTACACCCATGGTTCAGTGACAGTGGCTTCTCTAGTCAGTAAACCCTGTTCAAGGTTCATTGGACAAGTTGCGAACacccagaaaaaattaaatagtctTTCTTTCACCTACCTCTCATcaaattttcgttcattttcgGCTTTTTCTGGATATCACTTTGGAAAAAGATGTAGTCTTCATACTCAGAAAAGCAGCCAAACTACACTTAAACCCTCGTCTATTTTGACCAATCTAATTTAGATCTCCTTTTCTGCTGCTAAATTGCTCGTTTTAACCTCCTGGTCCTcaagagttaatttttttttcccatcataattattgtcaattttaaattttcaaagaaaaagatcAAAATAATTTCCTTAAGACAGTATCTAAGTATTCGTTTTCAGTACTGatcattgatttttcatttgaaaaaaaaattgttaaattttcagatcttaCATCAAGAAATGAATCATCTTCTGAAATTGAGTGATGAATACCAACCAGAACTAGCTCATGTAACTGATGATGTTGCTGATGTAATCAGGTCTGCAGTAGGAAAAGCTCAACTGTTATGTAACCAAAAATTGAAGCAGTTCGAAAGCCTCTGCTACAAAAATATTGTAAGTAACGATTGTTCTCTTGGGATTCTGCTTCCATTGTAAGAGTAAAAGGGTTGCCTCGGGTTGAAGGAGAGAAGCAAATTTGAGCAATATTAAAGAATCGAAAATGACAGCGCTTTCAACTagtcatattatttttaaacacaAACGCAACCTCGAAACTTAAGACGTacaattcctttaaaaaaaattagcaaaaccaggaattttttttttatttattcacagATGAAAAAATTAGTATGATGAATGtataaaatgtcaaagaacGTGTGTAAATTTTCCAGTTTGATATGGCAATCCACACATCAATTTACCCTCTCTGTCTGATAggtacttccttttttttttgtgagaagtGGAAATTTTTTGTAGTCAGTAATTTCACTTAAGGAAAAgtccttaaaaaaatgcaaataagcACCTTTTTTGATGAAGATAGATAGTTGTGCTCTTAATTCTGAGAAGACATCACCATGCCAACCTTGAATTACCGATGGTTCAGTATACCCCTAGAAATCTGTGATCATCAATTACCTTTTCAAATTTAGCAGCAAGATGTAGTGTTGGGTTGAATCCCAAATTTTAACTTTCGAATCCTCACTTTCAAATACATCGTAAATTCTTCACTTTTTAGAAACGcattacttttatttatttatttatttatttttcaattttattttttctctcaacaaTAAGGACAAAAGGAATGAGgacttaaaaagaaaagaaagaatattCATCTCAAGTCAAATTTATTAAAACCTAATTTAGTCTGACATGAAAAATAATCCAATTTTCTGAATTGAATTTAATTAACTTCT
This window encodes:
- the vlc gene encoding uncharacterized protein vlc isoform X3; translation: MQGEGEEELKNAILSAKPPTAIRVSRAHADSNNAQENGDRQLSYVNLARCLTGYTDLTRYNSRLREGLRSREASPARFILDTSTHSTKDMSCLPPSMNPMKPTTERIETCASSTETVTSSFIEQRIARLYGSSAVQRKVPSPQPKNSEQEVAASTENSNDNLPVMKLLRPEFLAQFQFRSSKSPMTKCSSRTSRARLEENGQQSRIPNGNSLDSSIVSVAVSNGDSNKNIEPTKITNGDSVDGTAVKTKNIPVKLFSNLAEEKNGHYYLKILHQEMNHLLKLSDEYQPELAHVTDDVADVIRSAVGKAQLLCNQKLKQFESLCYKNINQKPDEPYPATCEDLGGFWDLVAIQIESIKGMFSELEKIKLAGWTIQDEKVPKILNGVSSKKTEMNNNARVSRPKTSAANKPTEKVKKQREDLRKKIAEERKKMALQKETSDSDILLL
- the vlc gene encoding uncharacterized protein vlc isoform X1 — translated: MAGHPVPDLMQGEGEEELKNAILSAKPPTAIRVSRAHADSNNAQENGDRQLSYVNLARCLTGYTDLTRYNSRLREGLRSREASPARFILDTSTHSTKDMSCLPPSMNPMKPTTERIETCASSTETVTSSFIEQRIARLYGSSAVQRKVPSPQPKNSEQEVAASTENSNDNLPVMKLLRPEFLAQFQFRSSKSPMTKCSSRTSRARLEENGQQSRIPNGNSLDSSIVSVAVSNGDSNKNIEPTKITNGDSVDGTAVKTKNIPVKLFSNLAEEKNGHYYLKILHQEMNHLLKLSDEYQPELAHVTDDVADVIRSAVGKAQLLCNQKLKQFESLCYKNINQKPDEPYPATCEDLGGFWDLVAIQIESIKGMFSELEKIKLAGWTIQDEKVPKILNGVSSKKTEMNNNARVSRPKTSAANKPTEKVKKQREDLRKKIAEERKKMALQKETSDSDILLL
- the vlc gene encoding uncharacterized protein vlc isoform X2; translated protein: MAGHPVPDLMQGEGEEELKNAILSAKPPTAIRVSRAHADSNNAQENGDRQLSYVNLARCLTGYTDLTRYNSRLREGLRSREASPARFILDTSTHSTKDMSCLPPSMNPMKPTTERIETCASSTETVTSSFIEQRIARLYGSSAVQRKVPSPQPKNSEEVAASTENSNDNLPVMKLLRPEFLAQFQFRSSKSPMTKCSSRTSRARLEENGQQSRIPNGNSLDSSIVSVAVSNGDSNKNIEPTKITNGDSVDGTAVKTKNIPVKLFSNLAEEKNGHYYLKILHQEMNHLLKLSDEYQPELAHVTDDVADVIRSAVGKAQLLCNQKLKQFESLCYKNINQKPDEPYPATCEDLGGFWDLVAIQIESIKGMFSELEKIKLAGWTIQDEKVPKILNGVSSKKTEMNNNARVSRPKTSAANKPTEKVKKQREDLRKKIAEERKKMALQKETSDSDILLL